A segment of the Bdellovibrio bacteriovorus genome:
GAGAGATCATGTAAAGCTCCGGGGCCTCGCTGAATTCCTGGTTGTAGATTTTGCAGCGATCTTTCAGGTATTGCTGAATCTGTTCCCATTTTTTCTGTTTTTCAATTTCAAAGTCAGCATAGTTCACAAAGACCATGTCAAACTGGGCCGGCAGCTCCTGGCGGTTCGGAGTTTCCTTGTTGGCAAGATCTGACAGCAATTGGCCAAAGTTGGAATAAGTGAAGACTTCGGTGTTTTCAAATCTTTCTGCCAGAAAGGTTTTCATTTCGATGGCCAAAGGCACATCTTCATCCAGCACCAGAATGCGGTTCTTGTTACCCAGAGAGTTTTTGATTGGTTCCTGAGAATGAGTTTTGTCCGTCAGGATATTTTTTCGAATCTGGCTGAGCTGCTGGTTGTCAGCGCCGAAGAACATGAATTCACACAGAAACTCTTTCGGAGAGATTTCTTTGCACGAGTGGCAGTACGCCAGCACCGAACGCTTGTGGTCCGTGGTGAAGGATTCGCTGTAATACTTGGTCATGGCACCAATGCGAATCTCGTGGTTGTTGATGGTGGTAAAGCCAATTTCGCTGATGCTGTGAAGCTCAACTTCTTTCAGCATTTCGATGGTTGAGCTGATCTGCATGGAGGCCACGGCGGTGGAGCTGACCGGGTGGTGGCCTGACAGGGCAAACTCCAGATGCTGGCGCAGAATCAGTTTGTCGAAGGGTTTAAAGATCACATTGTTGATAATGCGCTCTTCAGCCAGAGAGATATCAAAATCCGGGCTGTCAAAAGCCGTGATGATCAGGGCTGTGGGTTCTTGTGCCGAGCACATTTTCTTGCGCAGGAAGAACTCACGGGCGCGTTTGATCAGGCCCATGTTCTGCACGCCCAGGAATTCGTTTTTGGCGATCACCAGGCGAAGTTCGTGGGTGCTTGCGGGTGTCACATCCGGAGACGTGTCATCAGCATGGCGACGACCGCCGCCAGCCAGTGCTTTTGGCCCCTCAGTAACCGAAATTTTCAGCCATTCGTGGAATTCAGCCAGGTTCAGGAAAAAGCGAATAGAAAGCCCGGAATCTATGCTTTTTAAGGTCTCAAATAGATCCTTCTGTATGCGTTCATCATCTTCCAGGACATAAATGAACTTCATACTTTAATCGTATCCTAAAATGAGGCAAATAAGGGATTTATTTTTAAGGACTGCGAAAAATGAAATAAACCGCCCCCACAAGGCATAGGCCCGCCCAGAGGAAGTCCAGCTTCAGGGACTGTTTCATATAGAGAACCGAAAAGCCCGCAAAGACCACCATGGTGATCACTTCCTGCATGATTTTAAGCTGTGGCAGGGAATAGTAATCAGAGCCCAGGCGGTTGGCCGGAACCTGAAACACATATTCAAAGAAAGCCACGCCCCAACTGATCAGAATCACCAGCCACAGTGCCGAGGACTTCAGAGTCTTCAGATGACCGTACCAGGCAAATGTCATAAAGATGTTGGAAATGATCAGCAGACCAATAGGGGCAATAGCGTTATTCATCATGACTGGGACCTTTGATTGTAAGCATGGTTGCACAGAAGACTTGCGATACGACGGTATTCACTCAGCAGATCCAGGTGAATGGAGCTGGTGTTGATCGACGTGTTCAAGCCACGGTTCAGACG
Coding sequences within it:
- a CDS encoding DMT family protein, which produces MMNNAIAPIGLLIISNIFMTFAWYGHLKTLKSSALWLVILISWGVAFFEYVFQVPANRLGSDYYSLPQLKIMQEVITMVVFAGFSVLYMKQSLKLDFLWAGLCLVGAVYFIFRSP